A genomic stretch from Dehalococcoidales bacterium includes:
- a CDS encoding type II CAAX endopeptidase family protein: protein MNAEAVAEQPKSIVKEAVVYLAAITGAEIVTMFLHPLWGVVGHTVIMAMLIVLAARSSDRHRQQLALSLTVLPLLRIIDLSLILSLIQVTPLLRFPIIYAPPLVGGFMVMRLMGYKRNEVGLTIRPLRSIPLQLGIASSGFLLGWLEYLILKPEPMVSQLGWAVVLPIALVLAATTGFVEEFIFRGVLQRTAAESIGGWWGIIYVSVLFGVMHMGFQSWIDVIFVFAVAMFFAWLVKRTGSLLGVTLAHGLTNVMLFLVIPFL from the coding sequence GCGCCGAGATAGTTACCATGTTCCTTCATCCCCTGTGGGGGGTGGTGGGGCATACGGTAATAATGGCGATGTTAATCGTGCTCGCCGCGAGGAGCAGCGACCGGCATCGCCAGCAGCTTGCCCTGTCGTTGACGGTGTTGCCTCTGCTACGGATAATAGACTTAAGCTTGATTCTATCCCTGATTCAGGTTACCCCGCTTCTGCGATTTCCTATTATCTATGCTCCGCCGCTGGTCGGTGGGTTCATGGTAATGCGCCTCATGGGTTACAAAAGGAACGAGGTTGGCCTTACCATCAGGCCGCTCAGGTCGATTCCCCTGCAGCTGGGGATAGCATCGAGCGGGTTTCTTCTCGGCTGGCTGGAGTATCTTATCCTGAAGCCCGAGCCGATGGTTAGCCAACTCGGTTGGGCCGTAGTGCTGCCGATTGCCCTGGTGCTCGCGGCAACTACCGGCTTTGTCGAAGAATTCATCTTTCGCGGGGTACTACAGCGTACTGCTGCGGAGTCAATCGGTGGCTGGTGGGGAATAATCTACGTCAGCGTACTATTCGGTGTCATGCACATGGGTTTTCAATCCTGGATTGATGTAATCTTCGTCTTTGCCGTAGCGATGTTCTTCGCCTGGTTAGTAAAAAGAACAGGGTCGCTCCTCGGAGTGACCCTGGCTCATGGTCTCACTAATGTAATGCTGTTTCTGGTTATTCCCTTCCTTTAA